AATTACATCGTACGCTTCCGATTGATTAAAAGCAATCCCTGGAAAAATACCTGAATTTACATCCGGTTCTACCAAATCGAGTTTTAAGTGCTCCTGATTTTTCCCCACCAAACGGCTGGTGCCCGCATCAAAAACATCTTCGGTAACAAACACCGGAGTCATGTTATGCGGGCCAAACGGAGCAAACTGTTTTAATATTCGGTAAAAGCGTGGTGTAATCTCGCTGAGTGGAATTTTTGCATCCACTTCAATGGTTTGTATTTGTTGCTGATCGGTAATTTGTTTCGTTACAATATCCTCAAAACGACGCTGGAATTCAGGAATATTTTCAATTCGCATGGTTAATCCGGCAGCATACATATGGCCGCCATACGACTCAAGTAAATCGCTGCACTGGCCAATGGCTTCGTACAAATCAAAGTCGCGGATCGAACGAGCAGATCCGGTTGCCAGTCCATTCGATTCGGTTAAAATAATAGTCGGACGATAAAAGTGTTCGGTTACTCTTGAAGCTACAATTCCAACAACTCCTTTGTGCCAATCGCGATTGTACAAAACGGTACTGTTCATGGCTTTTAACTCCTGACTGTTTTCAATTGTATCCAGCGCTTCCTGAGTGATATCGCGGTCGAGTGTTTTGCGAATTTCGTTAAACGAGTCGATTTCCTCTCCCAGTAAATCTGATTTATCTTCGTCGTTTGCCACCAGAATTTGCACCGATTTTTTACCGTGTTCAATTCTACCCGAAGCATTTAACCGTGGCCCGATTTTAAAAACAATGTCGCTAATTGTTATCTCGGTGCCGTTTATTCCGGCAAAATTTATAATGGTTTGCAGGCCAATTCCCGGATTCGAATTTAATTTCTTTAGTCCGTAATAAGCCAACACACGATTTTCTCCTGTTATTGGTACAATATCGGCAGCAATACTAACGGCAGCCAAATCGAGCAAGTCGTAAATTTCTTCAGGGTCAATGTCGTTTCTTTGGCAATAGGCTTGTAACAACTTAAACCCAACACCGCAGCCCGACAATTCTTTGTACGGGTAGTTACAGTCCGATTGTTTTGGATCGAGAACCGCGACAGCCGGCGGCACTTCATCGTCGGGATTATGATGGTCGCAAATAATAAAATCGATGCCGCGCTGTTTCGCATTCGCAATTTTTTCAACAGCTTTAATCCCGCAATCCAACACAACAATCAGCGAGCAGCCATTTTCTTCGGCATAATCGATGCTTTTGGGCGAAATTCCATATCCTTCGCTGTAACGATCCGGTATATAATATTCAATGTCTTTAATTCGCTGTTTTAAAAAAGAATACATCATGGCAACCGATGTAGTTCCATCCACATCATAATCGCCATAAACGATTACTTTTTCTTGTTTTTCCACTGCAATATTTAAACGATCCACCGCTTTGTCCATGTCCTTCATTAAAAACGGATCGTGCAAATCGCTAAGTCGTGGTCGGAAGAATGCCTTCGCTTCGTTATAGGTCTTAATGCCGCGCTGCACCAGCAATCGGGCAATTACCATGTTCACATTTAATGCAGCAGAAAGATGCTTTACCTCGTTTTGGTCGCCCTGCTTTTTTAAGTTCCAAATTCTATCCATGCTGCGTTTTTGTGTTTTTAAAGCCGTTAAACAGCAAAGATACAAATTGAACGTTCATATGGAAATAAAACATCGTTCCCAACATTATTTTTTGTTTGATTCATATTCCAATCACAAATTACAACCGACTAGTTTTATTATCTTTGGCGAAATTTTCAGAAGAGCATTGTACAATTATGCATCTTCATTAAAATTGGCCTTCGGGGTAAAAGAAGAAATTGCAGATGTTTACACCATATTTTCGGCATTCTTCCCTGAAAGGACAAAAACTTAAAAGTGAATAAAAAATGAGTCATCAGGAATTAAGCGAACAAGAGATTATCAGGAGAAATTCGTTGCAAAAAATGCGCGACTTAGGCATCGATCCGTATCCTGCAGCACAATACCATGTTAATACTACCTCGAAAAAGATTAAGGACAACTACAAGGAAGAAGAAAAGAATTTTCAGGATGTAGTAATTGCCGGACGAATAATGAGTCGCCGGATTATGGGGAAAGCTGCTTTTGCAGAGCTTCAGGATCATGAAGGACGGATTCAGATTTATGTAAATCGCGATGAAATTTGCCCGGGTGACGATAAAACAATGTACAACGAGGTATTTAAAAAATTACTCGACATTGGTGATATTATTGGCGTAAAAGGAAAGGCTTTTCTTACTCAAATGGGTGAATTAACCGTTCATGTTGATGAATTTACAGTACTAAATAAATCCTTACGTCCGCTTCCAATTGTAAAAGAAAAAGACGGAAAAACATACGATGCATTTACCGATGCAGAGCAACGTTACCGCCAGCGTTACATCGATTTAATTGTAAATCCGCAGGTAAAAGATACGTTTGTAAAACGTACGATTATTTACAACACCATGCGTCAGATGTTTAACGAATACGGTTATCACGAAGTTGAAACTCCGATTCTTCAACCTATTCCCGGAGGCGCAGCTGCACGTCCGTTTATTACGCACCACAACGCGTTAAACATGCCCTTGTACATGCGTATTGCCAACGAACTATACCTAAAACGTTTGATTGTTGGTGGTTTCGAAGGTGTTTACGAATTCTCAAAAGATTTCCGTAACGAAGGAATGGACCGCACCCACAATCCCGAATTTACGGTAATGGAGATTTACGTTGCCTACAAAGATTACAAATGGATGATGAGCTTTACCGAAGAAATTTGTGAGCGTGTGGCAATGGCTTTACACGGCACCACAAAAGTTCAGTTGGGCGACAACATTATCGATTACAAAGCACCGTTTCCACGGGTTACCATGGCCGAAGCCATTTTAGAGCACACGGGCTACGATATTAACGGAAAGTCGGAAGCTGATTTGCGCAAAATTGCAGACAAGCTGGGTATTGATACCGACGAGACAATGGGTAAAGGAAAACTGATTGACGAGATTTTTGGCGAGAAATGTGAAGGCAATTACATTCAGCCAACTTTTATTACCGATTACCCGGTTGAAATGTCGCCGCTTACCAAAAAACACCGCGATAATCCGGAACTTACCGAACGTTTTGAGTTGATGGTAAACGGAAAAGAACTGGCGAACGCTTATTCGGAATTAAACGATCCGATCGATCAGCGCGAGCGTTTCGAAGACCAACTGAAACTTTCGGAAAAAGGTGACGACGAAGCCATGTTTATCGACCAGGACTTTTTACGCGCACTGGAATACGGAATGCCGCCAACATCGGGAATGGGAATTGGAATGGACCGTTTAACCATGTTTATGACCAACAGCCCGTCGATTCAGGATGTACTTTTCTTCCCGCAAATGAAACCGGAGAAAAAAGCAGTTGAACTCACCGATGACGAAAAAGTAGTATTTGAGCTGCTAAAATTGGAATCGCCAATTGAATTACCTGCATTAAAAGACAAAGCCGGGCTTAGCAATAAAAAATGGGACAAAGCCATTAAAGGACTTACCAGCAAAAAAGTGGCAAAGGTTGAAAATACAGATGCCGGCTTGTTGGTGACTGCTTTGTAGGAGACAAGGCAAAAGGATAAAGGCAAAAGTCAAAATTAAAAATATAGAAGCCTCTTCGTTTTTCGGAGGGGCTTTTTTATGTTCTAAAATTGAAAAGAGAGAACTATGACAAGGTTTTTTTGTAAATTGTAAAGAGCGAAAAAATCGGACAGCACATATACTTACAATATTCACAAAAAAGCTAGCAGGTATCCTTATTACAAAACTGCCAAAATCACAAATGGAGAACAGCATACTACTACAACATTTTAACAGCAAACTAAACTTGTTTCAACATTTCTTCAGGAAGACACTTGAAACCCAGGAAATGGAGCATATACATGAGCTGAGAGTAAACATTAAAAAACTGCGAACCATTTGCACTTTAATTCAGGAAGCTAGTTTTGAAAAATTGAAGAAAGAGCCCTGTTTCGAATTGTTTTCAAATTTATTCCGGGTTGCAGGAATGTTACGTGAAGCACAAATTAACCTGGAAATTATTGAAAACAAGCAGTTTGACTTTTTAATTCCGTTTGTTCAATATTTAAAAAACAGCCAGGATAAATATTCCAAGCAATTACTTGAAACCATGTTGGTTTTTGACCAGGAAAAACTGCAGGTGTTGAACAATGATTTAATCAGGAATGTGCAAAATTTATCAAATGACCTTGTACTAAAAGAATCAGTTAAACTGGCCATTCAAAAAACCTTGAATGTAATACAACTCAAAGATGCGCTGCAGGCCAAAAACAATCTTCACCAAATCCGTATTCAGCAAAAAGCCGTGCACGAATTACTTGGAATACTAGTAGAACTGCATCCCGATTCAACATTGGACAAGTTGAAAGACGAGATCAAATTATTTAACGTAGAAATTGGAAACTGGCACGACTATAAAGTCTTACATCAGGCACTCAACGAATTCACGGACAAAAATCAGGACACAATAAATGTTCGCTACTTTAATAGTTTAATTGAGGGAATTGAAAAGGAACAAGAGTTAAAACAAACCCGCTTATTCGACATTTTAAACAAACACATGGTTCGGCAACAGCTTAACCTAATTCAAAACCTGCTGAATTAAGGCACTTTAATGAACTAAAATTACTTACTTAGTAAAACAGTAAGCCTCTTTAGCTCAGTTGGTAGAGCAGCTCATTCGTAATGAGCAGGTCGCGGGTTCAAGTCCCGTGAGAGGCTCTTTATTTCAATTCAACTCACAAAAAAAAGAAACGCCATCACGCAATTCCAGGATTTATATCTTCGTTTTTGAAACGGTATTTTGTAAGCCATAATTTTAATTAAAATCAATTCTACTCGCCAATATCCATGGGCAAACCAATTCCAAATCAGAAAAAGCTTTACCTCCACCCAACGCTCACCGAATCTCAAATATTATATCTATCTTCCGCACAGAAAATAAATATATGAGAACATTATCCGGTAAGGTTTTACACAAACTTGGTTGGAAGATAACAGGGGACTATGCCGGATTAAAAAAATCGGTTACGATTTTTGCACCACACACGGCTCACATCGATTTTTTATTTGGGAAATTAGGCTTCACCGAGCTGGGTGTTAAATTCAAATTTCTTTCGAAAAAAGAACTTTTCTTTTTCCCCATGAATTTGGTAATGCGTCAACTGGGTTCCATACCGGTTCGGGGAGTAAAAGGTAAAAATGCCATTTTTCAGGTGGCTGATATGCTAAACAATACCGACGAATTGCACATTGTTGTTTCGCCGGAAGGTTGGATTAAAAAGGTAACAAAATGGAATAAAGGTTTCTTTTATATGGCTCAAAAAGCAAATGTACCGATAGTTGTTTCCACCTTAGATTACGCTAAAAAAGAAATGGGAGTTAAAGCGGTTATTTACGATACTACAGATTTTAATACGGTAATGAAACAAATTAACGATATCTATACAGATGTGCAGGGTAAGAATCCCGACCAGTTTGCCTTTCACGAGAATTAGCGAAACAATTTTTGAATAAGTGGTGTATTTTTAGAGTTGATTACTCTGATAACCTAGCCTGGTGTAAAAACAAACTATCCCTGTCTGCGGTTTTTGTTCCTCAGCGAATAACGACTAAGTGTATTTCCCAATTTGTTACATTGGCACACTGTTATTCAATTATGTTTTAAATCCCGATAGCATACTACCAAAGCTATAATTATTGCCACTGCCACCAGAATCGCATAAATAAAAAGTATCATAACTTCCATTTTTTAAAAAGTTAAACAACCACCAATACTCAATTTGTTTCATAACCTTCAATTCATTTAAGTTTAAACAATTAGCTCTACTCTTTCTTACGTAAAAATCCTTCTAAATGATTTCAAAACAGAAGATTTTTATACATTCTTTGCATATTTTGCCGTGCAAAATGGCCGAAATACATGATCAGTAAAGATTACCTTTTCCATGTTTTCGGAATATATTAACGACGACGCTTATTACATTTTACTTTTAATACCAGTTTCTGACTCAACCTTCAGAACGGTTAAAACTTGGATTTCAGATAGGATGCCAGTATATTTACATATCTGATTTTCAGACACTTTAAACATTTAGTTAAATACGAATGCAGAATAAAAATTTCAAGAGTATGAAACAACTTTACATTTTTTCGAAAAATTTGCTTGCAGTACTACTGTTATTTTTTGCAATTGCAACAAACGGACAGGAATCGCTTACCATAAACATGGGAGACATTGAATTGAGTGCCGGGCAGGATACGCTTTTGATTGCTACTTATATTAACGGAGAAGACACCATCACCGATGGAATAAAATGGAATACAGAACCCGGATCGCTCGGAAAAGTGAACAAAGACGGTGTTTTAACTGCCGGCCAACCTGGAACAGGACTTCTTATTGCCAAATACAAAGATCTTCGCGCTAATGTTAATCTTACAGTGGTTGGCGACTCAAAAAAAACCGATGAAGACAATGATGATGATGAAGACACTGATGAAAATGATTACCCTAAGGTAAAAATCGTTCCGGGAAGTATTAAGGTTGAAGTTGGCGATTCGGTTGAATTGTACGCCTTTTACGTTGATTCTTTTGATGTAAAAATTGACACCATGACATTTCTGTGGTCTGTGGAACCAATAACAATCGGAGAATTTCCGGATGCTGAGAGCAGCATGTTTAAAGCAGGAGACACTCCGGGGAAAGGTTTGGTTATAGCGCAATACGGCGAATTAGCAGACACGGCAAAAATTGAAATTTACGAAAGCAAACGCTCCAAAGAAAAAAAGGAAAAGGAAGAGCATCAGAACAACGGGAATAGTGGCAAACAAATGACAATTGAACCCGGCGACATGGTTGTATATACCGGAGCCGAGCCCATTGAATATACAGCCACATACAAAACCAACGGAAACAAACATCAGGATGCCGATTTTATCTGGAGCGTTTCCGACACAAGTATTGCCACTATCGACACCTTAGGATTACTTACACTAAAAGGCGAAACCGGAATGACGCTGGTTAATGTTGAATACAGCAACTTTGGTGCAAGTGTTGAATTATTGGTTGTTGATTCAACCATCGATATGGAGGTGAATTCCATTTCTATTCGTCGCGTTTTACCTAATGGCAAAGAACTAAAGGCTAAAAACTTAAAAGAAGGCGATTCGTATAAAATTGCCGGTTTGCCTTATCCATTGAATTTATTGAACGGTGGCATGATCCATTTCCCCTTTGGATGTATAAACGAGGACATTGAGATTTTTATGATCATTCCGGAAAAATATTCGGAGCTGAATGATGACAGTACCGAGGTAGAATTTAACATGGACATTGTTACGGGAGTTGAGTTTAGCGTAAAACCTGTAGGTTCCGACACCATTGTTGAACCTTATATGTTTACTATTCCGGTTGAATTAAAATTGATTTACAAAAGCGACTTAATTGATTCGCTTGGAATAGATCCGCAAGATTTGAATATGTTTTTTGCAGACAGTAGTGGCTTTGTAGAAGTTGAAGATGGACAAATTGCCGTTGTCGATACAGCCAGAAACCGCATTTACGCTTCAATTATCCACTTTAGTACAATTGTGGTAAAAGAAAAAAGCACTGCTACTTCGGTTGTAGAAACAGCTACTCCTGAGGACAATCTGCTTCATATTTATCCGAATCCGTTTAGCCATTCTACTACAATTCAGTTCAGGTTAAATGAACCCGCCGAAACAAACATTTCAGTTTATAATTTGCTTGGGCAAAAAATACAAGTTTTGGCCGACGGTGAATATCCTGAAGGATTGCATAAAATTGTATGGAATGGAGATGACTTAAATGGTTCGCCTGCTACATCAGGAATGTACCTGTGCCGGTTTATTAAAAATGGTGAAGTGAGCGAAGTAAAACGTATTATTTTGAACAAATAAATAAACCAAATACATAAATGCTAAGCCCTTCATCGTAACCACAACTGATGGAGGGCTTTTTTTATACAACAAATCGGAGCTACCCAAAAGGCACTTCAATTATCTCTCTCTTTTTCTGAAATCTTTTTCCTGCTTTTATTGTTATGCTAATATGAGAAATCAGGATTCCAATAAAGATTTTAATGTTCATTTGAAGACAGAATTCAAAAAGATAGATGAACTTATTACTGAATTTACAACTGAACTTGCAGTAGATTTGTCAATTCTTGTGAAGAGGTTTTACCCAACGATACAATTTAACAAAGCGCTTAAAGAACAACTAATTATATACGCTACACAAATTTTTAACTGTGCCGATTCGGTGTACGACAAAGATCAAAATTACAACGAAACCAGAATGAGTGAAGAGCTTGTTTCTGTTACACGGATTTTAGAAATGAGGGCTTCAACTCCACAGAATAAAACATTTGCAATACAAAGCCACACCAAAGTAAAACAGATTGTGATTAAGTATTTCCCCAATACAATAGACTTATCGGCTAATGGATTTCGTTTGCTTGAACGAAGTTGTTTAATGCATAACCACGAGTTTTTGTACCTTATTCAAGACAAGCAGAATAATTAAAAGTTACGGATTTTCGCATTTGCAGTTTTTTGATTGCCCACTATTTTACAAAAAAAAGAGCTACTCAAATAAATGAGCAGCTCAGTTTTATATTTTAGTCAGCATTAACTACGCATTCAACGAATAACGATCGAAAGCAGTTACAGTTAATTCTGCATCACTTTGCTTCAAGAAATCTTTGATCGACATTTTATTGTCTTTAACGTAAGCCTGGTTTAAAAGAGTTACGTCTTTGTACCATTTGTTAAGCGAACCAAGTGCAATTTTTTCAATCATTGCTTCTGGTTTACCTTCGTTACGGTATTTTTCTGTAGCAAAAGCTAATTCTTTATCAATTTCTGCTTGTGGAATAGAATCCTCGTCAACAGCAACAGGTGCCATTGCAGCAATTTGCATTGCAACATCTTTTCCAACTTGCTCTTGAGCAGTTTTGTTGAATGAAACCAAAGTAGCCAGTTTATTTCCAGGGTGGATATAAGGAACTACAGCTTCATCAGCCAAACATTTGAAGTAAGAAAGGTCAAGTTTTTCACCGGTAACACCAGTTTGTTCAGTAACCAACGATTCAATTGATTTACCGTCAAGTTCAATAGCTTTAAGAGCTTCCAAACTTTCAACTTTATTTTCCAGAGCAGCGTCCAGAATTTTTTCAGCAAACGCAACATAGCTTTCGTTTTTAGCAACAAAGTCGGTTTCGCAATTTAGCACTACAATAGCACCATATTTTGCATCACCTGTAACTTTAGCTAAAGCTACGCCTTCTGCTGCATCTCTGTCTGCACGTTTGTTTGCAATAAGTTTACCTTTTTCGCGGATAATTTCCAGTGCTCTTTCGAAGTCACCTTCGGCATCTTTCAGGGCATTTTTACAATCCATCATCCCTGCGCCTGATACTTTTCGTAGTTTTACTACGTCAGCTGTTGTAAAAGACATAATATAAATCTCTTCTTATGGTTTATATAATTTCTTAACCTTTATTACTCTTCGTCCGAATCTTCGTCTTCGTCGGCTTTTGCTTTAGATGCTTTTGCACCTTTTTTATCATCCTCTTCGCTTTCGTCGTCTTTACCTTTCTCAAACTTGCGTTCGTTCAATCCTTCGGCAATTGCATCGGTCATAGCACCAACAATTAAACGAATTGATTGAGAAGCGTCGTCGTTTGCAGGAATTACAAAATCAACGTCATCCGGATTAGAGTTTGTATCAACAATTGCAAATACAGGAATTCCCAATTTCTGAGCTTCGCGAACTGCAATTTTTTCTTTTAATACGTCAACCACAAACAAAGCAGCTGGTAAACGGCTTAGGTCTGAGATAGATCCTAACATTTTTTCCAACTTGGCACGTTGTCTTGTAATCTGTAGTTTTTCTCTCTTCGAAAGGTTATCCCAACTTGTGTCCTTCATCATTTTATCGATGGAGATCATTTTTTTAACCGCTTTGCGGATGGTTGGGAAGTTGGTAAGCATACCTCCTGGCCAGCGCTCAGTTACGTAAGGCATTCCTACGTTTTTCACTAAGTCTGAAACCAAATCTTTGGCTTGCTTTTTAGTTGCAACAAATAAAATTTTACGGCCTGATTTTGCAATTTGTTTGATTGCATTTGCAGCTTCGTCAATTTTTACAACTGTTTTTTGAAGATCGATAATGTGGATTCCGTTTTTTTCCATGAAGATATAAGGCTCCATGTTTGGATTCCACTTTCTTTTCAGGTGACCAAAATGAGCACCTGCATCCAATAATTCTTGAAAATTTGTTCTTGGCATCTTTTTACTTTTTTTTATGCTCTAAAAGCAACCGTTAAGTAGTCCCGGCAAATCGGGAATCTTAACCGTTTTAGATCCATATAAATTATAAATACTATTAACGTTTTGAGAATTGGAAACGTTTCCTTGCTTTTGGTTGACCAGGTTTTTTACGTTCCACTTCGCGAGGATCCCTTGTTACAAATCCGGCAGCTTTTAACTGGCCTCTTGATTCAGGATCGATTTCCATTAATGCACGGGTGATTGCCAAACGTAAAGCTTCAGCCTGACCTTTTTGGCCACCACCATCAAGATTAACTTTAATGTCATATTTTTCTGAAACCTCTAGTAGACTTAAAGGTTGCAATACAATGTACTGCAAAGTTTCAGCAGGAAAATATTCTTTCATTTCCCTATTGTTTACGGTAATGTTACCTTTTCCTTCGCTTACGTAAATACGAGCAACAGCTGATTTTCTACGTCCGATTGTGTTTACTACTTCCATTATTTAATCGTATTTAAATCAACAACTTTAGGTTTTTGAGCCTCATATTTGTGCTCAGCACCAACTACAACATGCAAATTTCTGTACAATTCACGTCCTAATCTGTTTTTAGGAAGCATGCCTCTTACAGCTTTCTCAACCAAACGTTCAGGATATTTTGCTAACACATCCTGTGGGCTTTGAAATCTCTGACCACCAGGATATCCAGTGTGACGGATATAAACTTTATCAGTCATTTTTTTACCTGTCAGCGCAATTTTTTCAGCATTGATAACAATTACGTTATCACCACAATCAACGTGCGGTGTGAAATTTGGCTTGTATTTACCTCTCAACATTTTAGCAACTTTACTTGCCAAACGTCCCAATACCATGTTTTCGGCATCAATAACTACCCATTCTTTTTCAGCAGTAGCTTTGTTTGCAGAAATTGTTTTATAACTAAGTGTGTCCACTTTTCTAATTTTTTAATTGTATTACACTTTTGATTTTACTCCTCGCGGTTTTTTCTGTCTCAACGGAATTTTTCGACAAAACACCTTACTAAAAGAAAATCAACTATTTACACTCCTTATTTCTAAGGATAATAATCGGGACTGCAAAAGTATTTTCTTTTTTCGTAAATCCAAAGAAATAACAATCAAATTTTCAATTAGTTAAATGCTTTTTTGGCTATTTGCGAATCAAAACTTACAAATACCACATAAAAAGCTGATTGTCAACTACAACAAACAATCCGCACACAATAAATGCATTTGTTTTAATGTTAATAAAACGTTTTATAATTCAATCTCAATCAAATAAGCCAACTGTTTACTATTTTTACTTTTGTAGTACACTGAAATTATTCAAAGCATGGCGAATTCGACACCAAAACGATTAAAAAAACGATTCCTAAACTCATGGATAACATCGTTAATTAGTATATCGTTGGTTCTTATTCTGCTCGGAACCTTAAGTATTGTATTACTAAATGCACGACATCTTTCGGAATATGTTCGGGAAAAAATTGGTTTCACCCTTGTTTTAAAAGACAATTTAAAAGAGGTTGAAATAATACGCTTGCAAAAAACATTAAACGCCAGCAAATACGTAAAATCAACTCGTTTTATCGACAAAGAAACTGCAGCAAAAGAATTAACTGAAGAACTGGGTGAAGATTTTTCCGGTTTTCTGGGCTACAATCCTTTGTTTGCTTCGCTCGATGTAAAACTTTACGCTCCCTACACCAGCTCCGACAGCTTGCTCCGTTTGGAACAGGTTTTTCTGGCTTATCCGCAGGTTTCGGAAGTATATTATCAAAAAGATCTGGTTAGTTTAATAAACAAAAACGTAAGAAAAATCAGCATCATCCTCGTGATTATAAGTGCCTTACTAACTTTCATATTTTTTGGACTTATTAATAATACAATCCGCATTTTAATTTATTCTGAACGTTTTACCATAAATACGATGCAAATGGTGGGAGCTTCTAAAAACTTTATTCGAAAGCCATTTTTGCGCCGTAGTTTATTGCTTGGAATTTATGGTTCGGTACTTGCCAACACTGTTCTTATTTTTGCAATATATACCTACAAAAAAGAACTGCAGGGATTAATAACCTACAACGATTTTTCGACAACCCTGGTTATGGCAGCATTGGTTTTTGTACTCGGTGTGCTCATTTCTTTTTTATCAACTTGGTTTGCGTTAAACAAATTCCTCCGCCTGAAATTTGATGAGTTGTTTTATTAGTTATCTTTACGCCAATTATTTTCAAGAACAATGGCGAAAAAAGTAAAAGAAGTAAAAACAGCAAACGAAACAGCAGGTTTTGCCCTCGGTAAAGAGAATTATAAATTAATGGCTATTGGCTTTGCCATAATTGTTGTAGGATTTATTTTACTATCGGGAGGTGGCAGCGACGATCCAAACGTTTTTAGTGAAGATATTTTTAATTTTCGAAGGCTTACGATTGCTCCAATTGTACTTCTAATTGGATTCATATTCGAGATTTATGCCATTATGAAAAAACCCAAAGAAGATAACTAAGCTACTTTTTTATGAATGCATTTCAGGCATTTTTACTTGGAATTATCCAGGGACTTACCGAATTTTTACCCGTTAGTTCCAGTGGTCACCTCGAAATTGGGCATGCCTTTTTAAATATTAAGGAAGAAAACAACTTACTTTTTGTTTTAACAGTTCATGTGGCAACGGTACTCAGCACAATTGTTGTTTTCCGGAAAGACATTATCCAACTTGTTAAAGATCTCTTTAAATTTGAGAAAAACGAGTCCACAACTTATATCTTTAAACTTCTTTTTTCCTCCATTCCGATAATAATTGTTGGTTTATTGTTTAAAGAAGAAATTGAATCGTTTTTTACCGGCAACCTGTTTTTTGTTGGTTGCATGTTACTGTTTACTGCATGTTTGCTGGCCCTTTCGCATTTTGTAAAAAAGAACGACGGTAAAATAACCTATTTTAAAGCGCTGATAATTGGAATAGCACAAACCATAGCAGTTTTACCCGGAATTTCGCGAAGTGGAAGTACAATTGCAACCGGCCTTTTATTGGGAGTTAAAAAGGAAGATGTTGCCCGGTTTTCATTCTTAATGGTTTTAATTCCGATATTGGGCGCAGCTTTTATGGACATAATAAGTGGTGATTTGAGCACCGCAAAAATGGAAACAGTTCCGTTAATTATCGGCTTTGTTGCAGCCTTTATTTCCGGTCTTCTTGCCTGCTCCTGGATGATTCAGGTTGTAAAACGCGGAAAACTAATTTATTTCGCTATTTATTGTTCTCTTATTGGTCTTATTGCTATCTTTGCAGCCTAATTTTTGGGAAAATCCAATCAACTGGCTGAAATATAGATTCTTACACATGCCCGTATTCAAAAAGACATACGACTTCCTTGCGGGAGAAATTTTACTATTCGACAAAGAGCTGGAATGGACTTCGTTTGATGTTGTAAATCGTGTGCGTTACATTTTATGCCGGAAGCT
The sequence above is a segment of the uncultured Draconibacterium sp. genome. Coding sequences within it:
- the recJ gene encoding single-stranded-DNA-specific exonuclease RecJ, producing the protein MDRIWNLKKQGDQNEVKHLSAALNVNMVIARLLVQRGIKTYNEAKAFFRPRLSDLHDPFLMKDMDKAVDRLNIAVEKQEKVIVYGDYDVDGTTSVAMMYSFLKQRIKDIEYYIPDRYSEGYGISPKSIDYAEENGCSLIVVLDCGIKAVEKIANAKQRGIDFIICDHHNPDDEVPPAVAVLDPKQSDCNYPYKELSGCGVGFKLLQAYCQRNDIDPEEIYDLLDLAAVSIAADIVPITGENRVLAYYGLKKLNSNPGIGLQTIINFAGINGTEITISDIVFKIGPRLNASGRIEHGKKSVQILVANDEDKSDLLGEEIDSFNEIRKTLDRDITQEALDTIENSQELKAMNSTVLYNRDWHKGVVGIVASRVTEHFYRPTIILTESNGLATGSARSIRDFDLYEAIGQCSDLLESYGGHMYAAGLTMRIENIPEFQRRFEDIVTKQITDQQQIQTIEVDAKIPLSEITPRFYRILKQFAPFGPHNMTPVFVTEDVFDAGTSRLVGKNQEHLKLDLVEPDVNSGIFPGIAFNQSEAYDVITSGSPFDVCYSINENEYRGKRNLQLFIRDIKKRDFLD
- the lysS gene encoding lysine--tRNA ligase codes for the protein MSHQELSEQEIIRRNSLQKMRDLGIDPYPAAQYHVNTTSKKIKDNYKEEEKNFQDVVIAGRIMSRRIMGKAAFAELQDHEGRIQIYVNRDEICPGDDKTMYNEVFKKLLDIGDIIGVKGKAFLTQMGELTVHVDEFTVLNKSLRPLPIVKEKDGKTYDAFTDAEQRYRQRYIDLIVNPQVKDTFVKRTIIYNTMRQMFNEYGYHEVETPILQPIPGGAAARPFITHHNALNMPLYMRIANELYLKRLIVGGFEGVYEFSKDFRNEGMDRTHNPEFTVMEIYVAYKDYKWMMSFTEEICERVAMALHGTTKVQLGDNIIDYKAPFPRVTMAEAILEHTGYDINGKSEADLRKIADKLGIDTDETMGKGKLIDEIFGEKCEGNYIQPTFITDYPVEMSPLTKKHRDNPELTERFELMVNGKELANAYSELNDPIDQRERFEDQLKLSEKGDDEAMFIDQDFLRALEYGMPPTSGMGIGMDRLTMFMTNSPSIQDVLFFPQMKPEKKAVELTDDEKVVFELLKLESPIELPALKDKAGLSNKKWDKAIKGLTSKKVAKVENTDAGLLVTAL
- a CDS encoding CHAD domain-containing protein is translated as MENSILLQHFNSKLNLFQHFFRKTLETQEMEHIHELRVNIKKLRTICTLIQEASFEKLKKEPCFELFSNLFRVAGMLREAQINLEIIENKQFDFLIPFVQYLKNSQDKYSKQLLETMLVFDQEKLQVLNNDLIRNVQNLSNDLVLKESVKLAIQKTLNVIQLKDALQAKNNLHQIRIQQKAVHELLGILVELHPDSTLDKLKDEIKLFNVEIGNWHDYKVLHQALNEFTDKNQDTINVRYFNSLIEGIEKEQELKQTRLFDILNKHMVRQQLNLIQNLLN
- a CDS encoding 1-acyl-sn-glycerol-3-phosphate acyltransferase, with product MRTLSGKVLHKLGWKITGDYAGLKKSVTIFAPHTAHIDFLFGKLGFTELGVKFKFLSKKELFFFPMNLVMRQLGSIPVRGVKGKNAIFQVADMLNNTDELHIVVSPEGWIKKVTKWNKGFFYMAQKANVPIVVSTLDYAKKEMGVKAVIYDTTDFNTVMKQINDIYTDVQGKNPDQFAFHEN